The following proteins are encoded in a genomic region of Glycine max cultivar Williams 82 chromosome 18, Glycine_max_v4.0, whole genome shotgun sequence:
- the LOC100775244 gene encoding uncharacterized protein isoform X1: MLIKYLGFCWSKHASSCQRQYPTVIEELCHQFSLADIKESTKKFDEDQIIGTGDFCIVYKGFLQNNGVTDDTVVIKRIRGSGEKELKQFKNEIELLCQLRHPNLITLLGFCVHKDEKIVVYEHMANGSLHDRLYCSDVKKEPLTWKHRLKICIGAAHGLHYLHTGAKRTIFHRDITPYKILLDRNMVAKLADFRLSLKGPHYASKPKPKTISKDGFIGTYGYVAPEISENNTLTEKCDVYSFGVVLLEVVCKDKLKNVDKRQKHPVEENIDPNLKGKIAPECWEVFIDITERCLKFDPDERPAMGEVEVQLELALSLQEEADMRNTCDDYILLSMTIIN, from the exons ATGCTTATTAAATATTTGGGCTTCTGCTGGTCGAAGCATGCAAGTTCATGTCAGAGGCAATATCCAACGGTGATAGAAGAGCTGTGCCATCAATTTTCATTGGCCGATATTAAGGAATCAACCAAAAAATTTGATGAAGACCAAATAATTGGAACTGGAGATTTTTGTATTGTATATAAAGGTTTTCTCCAAAACAATGGTGTTACTGATGATACAGTTGTAATCAAGCGAATACGTGGGAGCGGTGAGAAAGAGCTTAAGCAGTTCAAGAACGAAATTGAGTTGCTCTGCCAGCTTCGTCATCCAAATTTGATCACTCTATTAGGATTTTGTGTCCACAAAGACGAGAAGATTGTGGTATATGAGCACATGGCCAATGGATCTCTCCATGATCGACTATACTGTAGTGATGTGAAAAAGGAACCACTAACATGGAAGCATAGGCTAAAGATATGCATAGGAGCAGCACATGGACTACACTACCTTCACACAGGTGCCAAGCGAACCATCTTTCATCGTGACATAACACCttataaaattcttttggaTAGAAACATGGTGGCCAAACTCGCGGATTTTCGGCTTTCCTTAAAAGGACCGCATTATGCATCAAAGCCAAAACCCAAGACAATATCAAAAGACGGCTTTATag GTACATATGGTTATGTAGCTCCTGAGATTTCAGAAAACAATACATTAACAGAAAAATGCGATGTTTACTCCTTTGGTGTAGTGCTACTAGAAGTAGTATGCAAAGACAAGCTTAAAAATGTTGACAAGAGGCAGAAGCACCCTGTTGAGGAGAATATTGATCCGAATCTCAAAGGCAAGATTGCACCAGAGTGTTGGGAAGTATTTATTGATATCACAGAAAGATGCTTGAAGTTTGATCCAGATGAGCGGCCGGCAATGGGTGAAGTGGAGGTGCAACTTGAGCTTGCTCTGTCATTGCAGGAAGAAGCAGATATGAGAAATACTTGTGATGATTATATCCTATTATCTATGACCATTATTAATTAG
- the LOC100775244 gene encoding uncharacterized protein LOC100775244 (The RefSeq protein has 1 substitution compared to this genomic sequence) encodes MLIKYLGFCWSKHASSCQRQYPTVIEELCHQFSLADIKESTKKFDEDQIIGTGDFCIVYKGFLQNNGVTDDTAVIKRIRGSGEKELKQFKNEIELLCQLRHPNLITLLGFCVHKDEKIVVYEHMANGSLHDRLYCSDVKKEPLTWKHRLKICIGAAHGLHYLHTGAKRTIFHRDITPYKILLDRNMVAKLADFRLSLKGPHYASKPKPKTISKDGFIGTYGYVAPEISENNTLTEKCDVYSFGVVLLEVVCKDKLKNVDKRQKHPVEENIDPNLKGKIAPECWEVFIDITERCLKFDPDERPAMGEVEVQLELALSLQEEADMRNTCDDYILLSMTIIN; translated from the exons ATGCTTATTAAATATTTGGGCTTCTGCTGGTCGAAGCATGCAAGTTCATGTCAGAGGCAATATCCAACGGTGATAGAAGAGCTGTGCCATCAATTTTCATTGGCCGATATTAAGGAATCAACCAAAAAATTTGATGAAGACCAAATAATTGGAACTGGAGATTTTTGTATTGTATATAAAGGTTTTCTCCAAAACAATGGTGTTACTGATGATACAGTTGTAATCAAGCGAATACGTGGGAGCGGTGAGAAAGAGCTTAAGCAGTTCAAGAACGAAATTGAGTTGCTCTGCCAGCTTCGTCATCCAAATTTGATCACTCTATTAGGATTTTGTGTCCACAAAGACGAGAAGATTGTGGTATATGAGCACATGGCCAATGGATCTCTCCATGATCGACTATACTGTAGTGATGTGAAAAAGGAACCACTAACATGGAAGCATAGGCTAAAGATATGCATAGGAGCAGCACATGGACTACACTACCTTCACACAGGTGCCAAGCGAACCATCTTTCATCGTGACATAACACCttataaaattcttttggaTAGAAACATGGTGGCCAAACTCGCGGATTTTCGGCTTTCCTTAAAAGGACCGCATTATGCATCAAAGCCAAAACCCAAGACAATATCAAAAGACGGCTTTATag GTACATATGGTTATGTAGCTCCTGAGATTTCAGAAAACAATACATTAACAGAAAAATGCGATGTTTACTCCTTTGGTGTAGTGCTACTAGAAGTAGTATGCAAAGACAAGCTTAAAAATGTTGACAAGAGGCAGAAGCACCCTGTTGAGGAGAATATTGATCCGAATCTCAAAGGCAAGATTGCACCAGAGTGTTGGGAAGTATTTATTGATATCACAGAAAGATGCTTGAAGTTTGATCCAGATGAGCGGCCGGCAATGGGTGAAGTGGAGGTGCAACTTGAGCTTGCTCTGTCATTGCAGGAAGAAGCAGATATGAGAAATACTTGTGATGATTATATCCTATTATCTATGACCATTATTAATTAG
- the LOC100819625 gene encoding receptor-like protein kinase ANXUR1, whose protein sequence is MLIKYLGFCWSKHASSCHRQYPTVIEELCHQFSLADIKESTKKFDEDQIIGTGDIYIVYKGFLQHNGVTEDTVAMKRICGNTKKTLKQFKNEIELLCQLRHPNLITLLGFCDHKDEKIVVYEYMANGSLHDRLYCSDVKKELLTWKHRLNISIGAAHGLHYIHTGTYGYVAPEISENKTLTEKCDVYSFGVVLLEVVCKDKLKNVDKRQKHPVEENIDPNLKGKIAPECWEVFIDITERCLKFDPDERPAMGEVEVQLELALSLQEEADMRNSCDDYTLLSMTIIN, encoded by the exons ATGCTTATTAAATATTTGGGCTTCTGCTGGTCGAAGCATGCAAGTTCATGTCATAGGCAATATCCAACGGTGATAGAAGAACTGTGCCATCAATTTTCATTGGCCGATATTAAGGAATCAACCAAAAAATTTGATGAAGACCAAATAATTGGAACTGGAGATATTTATATTGTGTATAAAGGTTTTCTCCAACACAATGGTGTTACTGAGGATACAGTTGCAATGAAGCGAATATGTGGGAACACCAAAAAAACACTTAAGCAGTTCAAGAACGAAATTGAGTTGCTCTGCCAGCTTCGTCATCCTAATTTGATCACTCTATTAGGATTTTGTGACCACAAAGACGAGAAGATTGTGGTATATGAGTACATGGCCAATGGATCTCTCCATGATCGCCTATACTGTAGTGATGTGAAAAAGGAACTACTAACATGGAAGCATAGGCTAAATATATCCATAGGAGCAGCACATGGACTACACTACATTCACACAG GTACATATGGTTATGTAGCTCCTGAGATTTCAGAAAACAAGACATTAACAGAAAAATGCGATGTTTACTCCTTTGGTGTAGTGCTACTAGAAGTAGTATGCAAAGACAAGCTTAAAAATGTTGACAAGAGGCAGAAGCACCCTGTTGAGGAGAATATTGATCCGAATCTCAAAGGCAAGATTGCACCAGAGTGTTGGGAAGTATTTATTGATATCACAGAAAGATGCTTGAAGTTTGATCCAGATGAGCGGCCGGCAATGGGTGAAGTGGAGGTGCAACTTGAGCTTGCTCTGTCATTGCAGGAAGAAGCAGATATGAGAAATTCTTGTGATGATTATACCCTATTATCTATGACCATTATTAATTAG
- the LOC100775244 gene encoding uncharacterized protein isoform X2, whose protein sequence is MLIKYLGFCWSKHASSCQRQYPTVIEELCHQFSLADIKESTKKFDEDQIIGTGDFCIVYKGFLQNNGVTDDTVVIKRIRGSGEKELKQFKNEIELLCQLRHPNLITLLGFCVHKDEKIVVYEHMANGSLHDRLYCSDVKKEPLTWKHRLKICIGAAHGLHYLHTGAKRTIFHRDITPYKILLDRNMVAKLADFRLSLKGPHYASKPKPKTISKDGFIVLLEVVCKDKLKNVDKRQKHPVEENIDPNLKGKIAPECWEVFIDITERCLKFDPDERPAMGEVEVQLELALSLQEEADMRNTCDDYILLSMTIIN, encoded by the exons ATGCTTATTAAATATTTGGGCTTCTGCTGGTCGAAGCATGCAAGTTCATGTCAGAGGCAATATCCAACGGTGATAGAAGAGCTGTGCCATCAATTTTCATTGGCCGATATTAAGGAATCAACCAAAAAATTTGATGAAGACCAAATAATTGGAACTGGAGATTTTTGTATTGTATATAAAGGTTTTCTCCAAAACAATGGTGTTACTGATGATACAGTTGTAATCAAGCGAATACGTGGGAGCGGTGAGAAAGAGCTTAAGCAGTTCAAGAACGAAATTGAGTTGCTCTGCCAGCTTCGTCATCCAAATTTGATCACTCTATTAGGATTTTGTGTCCACAAAGACGAGAAGATTGTGGTATATGAGCACATGGCCAATGGATCTCTCCATGATCGACTATACTGTAGTGATGTGAAAAAGGAACCACTAACATGGAAGCATAGGCTAAAGATATGCATAGGAGCAGCACATGGACTACACTACCTTCACACAGGTGCCAAGCGAACCATCTTTCATCGTGACATAACACCttataaaattcttttggaTAGAAACATGGTGGCCAAACTCGCGGATTTTCGGCTTTCCTTAAAAGGACCGCATTATGCATCAAAGCCAAAACCCAAGACAATATCAAAAGACGGCTTTATag TGCTACTAGAAGTAGTATGCAAAGACAAGCTTAAAAATGTTGACAAGAGGCAGAAGCACCCTGTTGAGGAGAATATTGATCCGAATCTCAAAGGCAAGATTGCACCAGAGTGTTGGGAAGTATTTATTGATATCACAGAAAGATGCTTGAAGTTTGATCCAGATGAGCGGCCGGCAATGGGTGAAGTGGAGGTGCAACTTGAGCTTGCTCTGTCATTGCAGGAAGAAGCAGATATGAGAAATACTTGTGATGATTATATCCTATTATCTATGACCATTATTAATTAG